TTTATAGTAAACCAATGCTTCTTTCAAGCGGTGAACCACAAAGAAGGGAAGCATCATGAATATTAATAATGCCATATAGTTGGACCATGAGTAAGCCATGCTGTATCCGTTGAGCGCCTGATCTACATAAATCAGGAAATAATGACGTAACGGAAACAGGTTGCTCAAGGCCTGCAAAACAGGATTCATTGCCATCACCGGAAAAGAAAAACCGGAGATGGAGAATGAAATCACTCCCCACAAGGAGGCAAAACTTAATCCGAGGCGGAGTGTAGGCAGTGTACCTATCATGACGATGCCGCAACACTGGGATGCCAATACAAGGCAGAGCGTGGCGAATATCATCGGGAAGATGCCACTGTTGCAGGGGAAATGCAGAAAACCGTACAGGTATACATTATAGAATATCCCCATTATGAAAAAGACCACCGTATGCGGAAGCAGTTTGCCTGCCAAAGCAATGTAAATGGAATTGTTACTCATTCGCAACCATTCACGGGCAGTGCGGTCTTTGATTTCTACACCGATAGAATAAACGGTAACCATGAAGATGAGCAACATGAGTACTCCCGGTATCAGTGTATTGCACAGGTATACCGAATAGTTCAGCCACGGATTGTTCAGTGGATGTGTGTCAATCACGATCGGTTGCAGGAAGCCCATTGCCTGATCTTCCGTAGCCCCTTTGGCGTACAGTACGCTCCTTGCCGCAGAGCCGGCAGTGAGTTCTCCCATCATTTTCATGTCTCTGAATAGTAAAGAACCTGCAATCAGATAGGAGTAATTGGTGTAGAAAGAGATTTTGGGCTGCCGTTGGCTTTGTGCCTCTGCCGACAAGCCTTTCGGGATATAGAAGAAACCGTAGATCTTGCCTTCCTGCACAGCGATACGCGCGTCCGTCACATTGCTGTAATGAGCTACGACACCTGTTTGCGAGAAAGCATCCAGATTGCGGACAATGTTGCGTGAAGTAGACGAGTCATCCATGTCTACCACGCCGGCCGGAAGATTCTGCGGAAGGCCCGAATCCATCAGGGTTGTGAAAAATAGGTAGCAGAATAATGGAGCGATGACCATGCAAAAGAGATAGAGCGGGCGTGATACTAACCGCCTGCACTCCCT
This sequence is a window from Bacteroides thetaiotaomicron VPI-5482. Protein-coding genes within it:
- a CDS encoding ABC transporter permease, which translates into the protein MKERKKKYVALWQVMQRECRRLVSRPLYLFCMVIAPLFCYLFFTTLMDSGLPQNLPAGVVDMDDSSTSRNIVRNLDAFSQTGVVAHYSNVTDARIAVQEGKIYGFFYIPKGLSAEAQSQRQPKISFYTNYSYLIAGSLLFRDMKMMGELTAGSAARSVLYAKGATEDQAMGFLQPIVIDTHPLNNPWLNYSVYLCNTLIPGVLMLLIFMVTVYSIGVEIKDRTAREWLRMSNNSIYIALAGKLLPHTVVFFIMGIFYNVYLYGFLHFPCNSGIFPMIFATLCLVLASQCCGIVMIGTLPTLRLGLSFASLWGVISFSISGFSFPVMAMNPVLQALSNLFPLRHYFLIYVDQALNGYSMAYSWSNYMALLIFMMLPFFVVHRLKEALVYYKYIP